The following are from one region of the Bactrocera oleae isolate idBacOlea1 chromosome 6, idBacOlea1, whole genome shotgun sequence genome:
- the Prdm13 gene encoding protein snail → MLPALSSNSAHQLHLDNNNSASQQQQQPLEQSQQQQQQQRSNKRSASMIFRIEHLLPSTSRGPLGIVPISTTSGHLMSDRQSPTYTVTTGAPSSTSTITTTAKRAKQRATCNGVLLSQFTPKDSLSEPIPTYALMSASHIAVSEQPVTAYCTLSQGVLRMSPELLRRIKLSEDIHSYNALFELQPGGAVYVRTVRDVARDEELVAWFGEEIALLMSIPFLTPLNIQGNNRYTCHLCQLTFETPNPLKIHLALGCGRHSMDILWIRLHYALKATSYTQQHQQLFATTTTLAATQAPLARHSPTAAASSTSSISPASSPKPAPLTQPSTAQPQHQPQVQRFSAFKPVSQSIAFTAAVSTSSFSNPHAHTSTAVSPSTALSYLPPIASVGGTLSHMRLLQPSSSIGIGPTNPLNAAAQIEAIVSNMGASKQGHLCIYCGKVYSRKYGLKIHIRTHTGFKPLKCKFCLRPFGDPSNLNKHVRLHLQSNVTNTPVEGYKCTLCNKTLARRRDLQRHIESRHSGDGGST, encoded by the exons ATGTTGCCAGCGCTATCGAGCAACAGTGCACATCAATTACATTTGGATAACAATAATAGcgcatcacaacaacaacaacaaccattggAGCAAtctcaacagcagcagcagcaacaacgctCCAACAAACGTAGCGCCAGCATGATATTTCGCATCGAACACCTGCTGCCAAGCACCAGTCGGGGACCACTAGGTATTGTACCGATTTCAACAACAAGCGGACATTTAATGAGTGATCGACAGTCGCCAACATACACAGTAACCACTGGCGCCCCTAGCAGCACCTCCACCATTACAACTACCGCCAAGCGTGCCAAGCAACGTGCCACTTGTAACGGTGTACTCCTGTCGCAATTCACGCCGAAGGATTCGCTATCCGAGCCCATACCAACATATGCACTGATGAGTGCTAGTCACATAGCGGTTAGTGAGCAGCCAGTTACGGCATATTGCACGCTCTCGCAAGGTGTGTTGCGCATGAGTCCGGAACTCTTGCGTCGCATAAAGCTCTCGGAGGACATACACAGTTATAATGCGCTGTTCGAATTGCAACCGGGCGGTGCTGTGTATGTGCGTACGGTGCGCGATGTGGCGCGTGATGAGGAACTCGTGGCGTGGTTCGGCGAAGAGATAGCGCTGCTGATGTCCATACCATTTCTTACGCCGCTAAATATACAAG GCAATAATCGCTACACTTGTCACCTCTGTCAACTAACATTCGAAACACCCAATCCGCTGAAGATTCATTTGGCTCTCGGCTGCGGTCGCCACTCTATGGACATACTTTGGATACGCCTACACTATGCGCTGAAAGCAACTAGCTAtacacaacaacatcaacagttATTCGCAACCACGACGACACTAGCTGCAACCCAAGCGCCGCTCGCACGGCACTCGCCAACTGCCGCTGCTTCGAGCACTTCGTCAATCTCACCGGCGTCATCACCAAAACCCGCTCCGCTGACACAGCCAAGCACAGCGCAGCCACAACATCAACCACAAGTACAACGTTTTTCTGCCTTTAAACCCGTTTCTCAATCCATCGCATTCACCGCCGCCGTATCCACGAGCTCCTTTAGCAACCCACATGCGCACACCAGCACTGCTGTCAGCCCCAGCACGGCTCTATCGTACCTGCCACCGATCGCCTCTGTTGGCGGTACTTTGTCTCATATGCGCCTACTACAGCCGAGCAGCAGTATAGGCATTGGTCCCACAAATCCCCTGAATGCTGCCGCACAAATCGAAGCGATCGTTAGCAATATGGGCGCCTCGAAACAGGGTCATCTCTGCATCTACTGTGGCAAGGTATATTCTCGAAAGTATGGTCTGAAAATTCATATTCGCACACATACCGGCTTCAAGCCACTCAAGTGTAAGTTCTGTCTACGTCCCTTCGGTGATCCAAGTAATTTGAATAAGCACGTTCGCTTACATCTACAATCGAACGTAACAAATACGCCAGTTGAGGGTTACAAATGCACGCTGTGCAACAAAACATTGGCGAGAAGACGCGATCTCCAGCGTCATATTGAATCGCGGCACTCCGGCGATGGAGGCAGCACCTGA